The sequence CATCTAGAGCTCATATCTTGCAGAATCGAGAGCGAGAGGATATTGCTTCCGTCAGTGAAACATCTTACAATCACTAACTCCAGTTTCTGCATTATCCCCTGCAGTAGCATTTCGGCCCCGAGTCTTGTTTCCTTGCAGCTATCTGACAATTGGGGCTTTACTCCTGTGCTCGAGAGCATGCCGTCACTAGCAAAAGCAATTGTCCGGTTTGATGACGAATGCTGTGAAAAATGCCCTAGAAATTATTACGGGGATTGTGGTCTTGGTGACTGTGATGGATGCTATGGGAATCTCTGTTTGGAGGATGACGAAGACAATCAGTGTGTGCTTCTTAAGGGTTTGTCAGGCACAACGAATTTGGAGTTGATAGGTCTACCTGAAGTGGTATGCTTGCACTTTTGTAGCTTTTAGTCTTGTCTGCCTCCCCTACCATTATATCTCTTGTATATTATGTACATCTTTAGAAAGCATGTATCACCATCTTGGTTCGCTTGAAACAGAATTGCATATGACCTCTTTTAGACTTCTCTACATCCACACTGTATTCCCCACAAAGCAACATTTTTAATTAGTATATTTCTCTGTAGAAATGTAGTAGTTAGTTTGTGATAATTGTCtataaaacacacacacacacacacatctgtTTGTGCTCATGGATGTTCAAACTTGTAACTTTAGACAATTAGAAAGCAAATAATTTGGATGATTTTAGCCTCTGCTTTCACATAATTGCTTATGCAGCTAGAAACCTGCACACATTTCATATATAATTCAGTATTTACGAGTTAAGTGCTTTAAAGGTGTACCTTGAACCATACTCTACTCCTTCGCATTTTCCAGTTTGTCTGCAGAAAGGATTTTAAATGGCGCCCTACATTTAGAAAGTTGAAAACATTGTTGCTCAATGAGTGGTGTGTTGCTGATGACTTCAGTTTGCTAATTTACTTTCTCCAACATTCACCAATTCTAGAGAAGCTTACGCTTCAACTGTCCAAGGTACCATTATTTGTTTCCTACCTATGTCATCACTTGTTTCGGTTAAAGCTTTACATATATTTGATTCACCTCTGTGCATATGTTTTCATCTAAAACAGGTGCCAGAACCTGTTGTTAAAGCAAATGGATGCCACAGCCCAAGGGAAGGATCCATGGTATCTAAATGCCTCAAAGCAATTGAAGTCAAATatcaggaggatggagtgctTGATAAACTTTTAACGATCTTAAATACCTATGGTGTATCTTCTGATGTGGTTACCATCCAAAAGAAGGATTCTTTATCTTCTGAAAGTAAGTTATCTATTAATGTTATTTGTTGTTACTATATTTGCAGAATATGATTGTGTTGTTTACTAAATCTTAATGTATACCCGTGAAAAGATAGGCAACATAAAAGTTCAAGTTCAGTTCCGTGTTAGTATAATGATTTTTATAATGAAGAAAAGGAATTAATTTGATTCAGtaattaaaaaaatctaaagtggGGATCATAGCAGCATTGCTTTGGTTTATGTGTATTTAACTATTGATTCACATCATCGTACACACTTCTTCCTGCCAATGTTACAGTGCAATGCGGGGCATCTGATCCTGTGAGGTTTGACTGGCTCCCTGTTCTCATCGGCCATTGCCAACATAGGTGCAGAATCCACAGCAGCCATTGCCCTGGTTTCTGTGCCATATTCAGATGGGCTACAGCCAACTTATTCTTATAATTATCTTTTACCCTTACCTAGGGTGACTACGAATGGCTGTCTATCTGAGTTGGAAACTAATGCTTGAGTAGCATATGTCACCACAGAATATTTGATCCGTCCACTTTAAAGGAATGGCCTACCCATGCAAGAGCTTGCGCTTTTCAAATTTCAATAGGACCTTTCTCTTTCTGATCTCTAAACCATTGGTAAAAAATCAGAATCGCTGCACTAAAGGCAAGAAAAATGTATGACGGTTCTCCTTTTGTACTCCCAATGAGGCAACTAGCTATATGTCTATTTTAATGTGTAGAGCTAGGACACTACATATAACCTAAGAAGTGCCAAATAATAATAAGCTAAAACTTTCAAACAGTTCGCACCATTAAGACATCCTTCATGCTCTTCAATACTAAGTATGTAATAGCATTTTCTGTATTTCAAGGCCCATTACTAGGGAATCTGAAATTTTATCTGAACATCATATTTCTCTCTTTCATCCTTTCTGGTTCTCTAATACTCACTACTTGTTTAATGTTTGTACAGAATTCAGTTTTGAGCAGAGGATTAAGACTGATGCCACTGACATCTCTACGGTCTCCTAGTTATTCAGAATTTTGTCATAAAGTTTGCAGCAATGGCATTGCTGGCTTTTGTCTATCTAATTCTTTGGTCAATCATGTTTCTCAGAATTCAGGGGTAGCTTAGATTCAGTCATATATAACTTGTATGACTGTAGTTAGACTTGGATCGATTGCACTTTGCATGATATATACATTTGAATGCATTGTCTCGACTTTCAAGAGGTTTCATTCTGGATGCACATACATTTGAATGCATCTGAGTCTCGACTTTCAATTGGTTTCATTCTGGATGCACTTTTTCTATTTTCGTGTACCTAGTATAACTTCCCGATGAATATGCTTTGCTTCAGTAATCATCATATATTTAGTATTAGTTTCCCCTGTTTTCTTGTACCCAAAAGTGTAAAGAATGCACGTTTGTCCACCCTTTTAGTGGCAAGTTTGGGTGATTTGAGATTAAAGCAATTCCTGAAAACTGGAAACTAAGGCTGCGGTATTTGTTACTGTCAAACAGCAATATTTGGCTCGAACTACATGTACATATAGAGCTATTCGGCAATCGGCATCCTTCACCAGCTACTCCCAAGCCACACAGGTTCATTGCATCTTGTTTCCTGCTAGAAATCTAATCTAAAATCACGTAAAGCATTTGTGATATATCTAATTGGCCGTCCATTTTTTATCAAGACCAGGTGCGTTCTAGGATTCATCCAACTTTTGTACTACTCTTGCctcttcctctggtgcatatcaGCTGTAATAAATGCCAAAAATGTTGTAAATAGTAGAAATCTGTCCAAATACATATCTAGAAGCTTTAAGGTTTGTTGCAACTTCTAATGGCTCAATGCAAGGTATGTATAGCTTCACCAAACAAGAAACGTACCATGTGGATCAGAAAATTTCTAGTTTTGGAGTTTAGTGAGTTCCTGTGCTACTCCCACTCTTTTTTCTCTCTAGAAAAGTAGAAACGTAAAATATATCACGAGACAGGAGGAAGCTTTCAGTGTGGGTGGCCACAAATTTGCTACTGGATTGTTTACATTAACCCTACTCTCTAATATAAATCTGAATTGAGTCAAGTCTGTTCGAAATCAAGTTGAAATTAATAAATTTGACTTCATTCAGTCTACTAAGATTATTGCAAGTCCAAGAAGCTCCTTAGCTTTGAGCGcagtatttcttttttttctaaaaaaaatcgaAAGTTGAAATTGCAAAACTGAGTTCAGTCCTTCAATATTTCAAAACCAAGTCTGAATTGAATTCAAAAACCCcatgtgactttttttttaaacGGAATATGTAATTCCATTAAACCGAAGTCACAGTCAGATCACCGGACAAAAGTCCTCGAGACCATACGGTGTGCCATCCCGGGACAGTTACAACCTTTTGCCGCCTGAGCATTAGCTactttaggccttgtttagttttcaaaatttttgtccaaaaattTTTTACTCatgtttggacacatacatggagtattaaatgtagatgaaaataaaaactaattacacagattGAGAGTAttttacgagacgaattttttgagcctaattagtccataattagccatagtgctacagtaacccaaatatgctaatgacggattaattatgctcaaaagattcgtctcgcggtttccaggcGAGTTATGTAATTTGTTTTATTATTAGTGTCCGAAAACTCTTTCCGACATCCTGTCAAACACCGATGTGATACCGAAATTTTTTCCCTCCCCCAACTAAACATAGCATTTCAGTTGCCAGCCGGATGCTACCACTTTCAAGAGCTAAATTCACCATAATGCAGTTCGTTTCTACTACGATAGCTTTTTGAATTCCCAGTTGGTTGGCTGCCTTGACGCCAGCCATACATGATACTTGCAAGCAGTTCTGCATGAAAAGCTCCATAAGATGGCTCAGTTTCCCGACTCCTTGAACAACCTCTCCATTATTAGTCCGTAGTCACAAATCCTGTCCTCCTTTCCCGGAATTGCAATCAAAAGCCCCATCCGAGTTTATCTTAACTCTTAAGAGTTAGTCTCCCCTACTGGGTCTCTGCCATCTCTGTTTCAGACTTCTTGTTGTATGCCCTCTGTTCCAAGTTCTTGCCAGAACCTTTTATCGTATTTGAATTTGAAGAATGATAATTGACCACCATCTTTGGTTTGTCTCATGCATGCTACACATTTAATGTCTTCCATGTGAATTGAAATGTTAAGTTCTGTTCCCAGCAGCTGCCACACGCCGCTCGCGCgcccaggtccggatcatctggcctagggccggatcatccggcaccTTCCAGTGGCAAACAGTGCTGTttggtcggatcatccggcatagggtcggatcatccgatcagCACAGACCTTTAGTGTTTGTAAAATTCGCagaaaattgcaaaaaaaatcagaaaaatataaaaccaatTTTGTTTGCTTCGTAACTTCATGCTCTATATGATAGAACATGAAATGTATTATTTGACAACTTTTTATATACAGTTTTAATTATGCTACATAAATGCTTCTATAACTTGTTAAATGCATCGTTGGAGTTATGAGCAtgttaaaaatataaaaccaatTGGGTTTACTTTGTTTAGACTCGTGTAATATTTAATCGACTTCCGCTTGTGTAATTGTTCATATTTAGGCAATAATAATCTTGTGCTTGTATTGCTGCACCTTTTATCGCATCATccttgcattcatacatatgcatcgttgcacctcatttaggtacgctagatgtacaacGTTTGGACGTGAAGCATGTGGTGTTGGGGCCGAACCGCAAGACGGTGTTCGGTGGACATATCCAGAAAATGAAAGGACCCGCTAAAGCAACCGAAGACTCGGCCcaatggtcggaagggcccaaggccttgatagcattaacactaacttagtgttaccctcaggcaagccccggtgcatgacctactattttaaattatgaaatattatatatatttattacttgtgcattacattttcaggaattatttgaaatcttagttgcatgatccctaggttccctgggccttatactagtatgagTAGGTCGGTAGCACGGCTATGCTTAATATGTCTCGGtagagtcgagtaatttcctgttactcgcgagatataggatattttagAGTCGAATaatttcctgttactcgcgagatatatgatgtctctataATTTTGAATATATGAAATATTGGAATATGcaggaaagaaaaggaattgaagaccgggcggggaatgtttagctccgcctgtgtcggttaaggaccgtccgtTGTCTGGCATTGCTGATCGAGTTTGatattgtactaaccgcatgccgggagtaggaggtagtcgaaaccggtaagcctattattgctttgcttcgaaagtacagaaacccgcacccaactcctagggtagtcgagtggccgTGGAGAAaggggttgcatatgtttacttttggtggtctcacgtagggctcgg comes from Panicum virgatum strain AP13 chromosome 4K, P.virgatum_v5, whole genome shotgun sequence and encodes:
- the LOC120703398 gene encoding MEIOTIC F-BOX protein MOF-like isoform X2, whose product is MRKRSRENCEEPAATASNDDRLGSLPDDALLHVLSLLPSEDAVRTCVLARRWRHLWRFTAALRIARDDGKRWSVRWLHRFVTNFLRLRDSLSPLDVCDIFCCPFVLYRGGHAAQAFCFKVAEEWVRRVVSEHRARVLKVWIYTPENMLEPADAPLVSKHLTRVELGQVELPSGILDLSGCRALEHLELISCRIESERILLPSVKHLTITNSSFCIIPCSSISAPSLVSLQLSDNWGFTPVLESMPSLAKAIVRFDDECCEKCPRNYYGDCGLGDCDGCYGNLCLEDDEDNQCVLLKGLSGTTNLELIGLPEVFVCRKDFKWRPTFRKLKTLLLNEWCVADDFSLLIYFLQHSPILEKLTLQLSKVPEPVVKANGCHSPREGSMVSKCLKAIEVKYQEDGVLDKLLTILNTYGVSSDVVTIQKKDSLSSEKFSFEQRIKTDATDISTVS
- the LOC120703398 gene encoding MEIOTIC F-BOX protein MOF-like isoform X1, with product MRKRSRENCEEPAATASNDDRLGSLPDDALLHVLSLLPSEDAVRTCVLARRWRHLWRFTAALRIARDDGKRWSVRWLHRFVTNFLRLRDSLSPLDVCDIFCCPFVLYRGGHAAQAFCFKVAEEWVRRVVSEHRARVLKVWIYTPENMLEPADAPLVSKHLTRVELGQVELPSGILDLSGCRALEHLELISCRIESERILLPSVKHLTITNSSFCIIPCSSISAPSLVSLQLSDNWGFTPVLESMPSLAKAIVRFDDECCEKCPRNYYGDCGLGDCDGCYGNLCLEDDEDNQCVLLKGLSGTTNLELIGLPEVFVCRKDFKWRPTFRKLKTLLLNEWCVADDFSLLIYFLQHSPILEKLTLQLSKVPEPVVKANGCHSPREGSMVSKCLKAIEVKYQEDGVLDKLLTILNTYGVSSDVVTIQKKDSLSSEMQCGASDPVRFDWLPVLIGHCQHRCRIHSSHCPGFCAIFRWATANLFL
- the LOC120703398 gene encoding FBD-associated F-box protein At5g56370-like isoform X4, with the translated sequence MRKRSRENCEEPAATASNDDRLGSLPDDALLHVLSLLPSEDAVRTCVLARRWRHLWRFTAALRIARDDGKRWSVRWLHSSISAPSLVSLQLSDNWGFTPVLESMPSLAKAIVRFDDECCEKCPRNYYGDCGLGDCDGCYGNLCLEDDEDNQCVLLKGLSGTTNLELIGLPEVFVCRKDFKWRPTFRKLKTLLLNEWCVADDFSLLIYFLQHSPILEKLTLQLSKVPEPVVKANGCHSPREGSMVSKCLKAIEVKYQEDGVLDKLLTILNTYGVSSDVVTIQKKDSLSSEKFSFEQRIKTDATDISTVS
- the LOC120703398 gene encoding FBD-associated F-box protein At5g56370-like isoform X3; translated protein: MRKRSRENCEEPAATASNDDRLGSLPDDALLHVLSLLPSEDAVRTCVLARRWRHLWRFTAALRIARDDGKRWSVRWLHSSISAPSLVSLQLSDNWGFTPVLESMPSLAKAIVRFDDECCEKCPRNYYGDCGLGDCDGCYGNLCLEDDEDNQCVLLKGLSGTTNLELIGLPEVFVCRKDFKWRPTFRKLKTLLLNEWCVADDFSLLIYFLQHSPILEKLTLQLSKVPEPVVKANGCHSPREGSMVSKCLKAIEVKYQEDGVLDKLLTILNTYGVSSDVVTIQKKDSLSSEMQCGASDPVRFDWLPVLIGHCQHRCRIHSSHCPGFCAIFRWATANLFL